One Streptomyces coeruleorubidus DNA segment encodes these proteins:
- a CDS encoding ArsR/SmtB family transcription factor has product MTSLDVHAEEPDLASLGTLLADRTRAAICLALLDGRAWTASEVARLAGVAPSTATSHLNRLVAGGLLAQERRGRHRYVRLADPGIAEMIEALAARAPRRLVPVRSLTAARRHRAVGFARVCYDHLGGSLAVATTEAMTARGLLSWESGPALTASGAAWLTGLGIADEAVGAAGRPHVRTCLDWTEQRLHLAGAVAAALFHRALEASWLVPGDGSRVVRLTDQGRDAFRQHLGLADEVLTAG; this is encoded by the coding sequence GTGACCAGCCTCGACGTCCATGCCGAAGAACCGGATCTCGCCTCACTGGGGACGCTGCTGGCCGATCGCACGCGCGCCGCGATCTGTCTCGCCCTGCTCGACGGCCGCGCCTGGACGGCCTCCGAGGTGGCCCGCCTCGCCGGTGTCGCGCCATCCACGGCCACGAGCCACCTGAACCGGCTGGTGGCCGGTGGTCTGCTGGCTCAGGAGCGCCGGGGCCGGCACCGCTATGTGCGTCTGGCGGACCCCGGCATCGCGGAGATGATCGAGGCGCTGGCGGCCAGGGCGCCCCGCCGGCTGGTCCCGGTCCGTTCGCTCACCGCCGCCCGCCGGCACCGCGCCGTCGGCTTCGCCCGGGTCTGCTACGACCATCTCGGCGGCTCCCTCGCCGTGGCGACGACCGAGGCCATGACCGCTCGTGGGCTGTTGTCCTGGGAGTCCGGCCCGGCACTCACCGCGTCCGGCGCGGCATGGCTGACGGGCCTCGGGATCGCGGACGAGGCGGTGGGGGCGGCGGGCCGTCCGCATGTGCGCACCTGCCTGGACTGGACGGAACAGCGCCTGCATCTGGCGGGCGCGGTGGCCGCGGCCCTGTTCCACCGCGCGCTGGAGGCGTCCTGGCTCGTGCCCGGCGACGGCTCCCGCGTCGTGCGGCTGACGGACCAGGGACGCGACGCCTTCCGACAGCACCTGGGCCTGGCGGACGAGGTGCTCACGGCCGGCTGA
- a CDS encoding zinc-ribbon domain-containing protein, whose protein sequence is MIIFGTKGYLYQLAILTLVCGQCGNPAAHTLRKRVTKFTLFFVPLFPISTKYLTQCTFCGAEQKVTKEQAEQLQAQSASGNGGQTYGQPQQQHRF, encoded by the coding sequence GTGATCATCTTCGGCACCAAGGGGTACCTGTACCAGCTGGCGATACTGACGCTGGTCTGCGGCCAGTGCGGCAACCCCGCCGCCCACACGCTCAGGAAGCGCGTCACGAAGTTCACGCTGTTCTTCGTGCCGCTGTTCCCGATCTCGACGAAGTACCTCACGCAGTGCACCTTCTGCGGTGCGGAACAGAAGGTGACCAAGGAACAGGCGGAGCAGTTGCAGGCCCAGAGCGCGAGTGGCAACGGCGGCCAGACGTACGGGCAGCCGCAGCAGCAACACCGGTTCTGA
- a CDS encoding DUF5949 family protein, with protein MCPRSCGEPGGAWSSRVRAGRVPPGAPLRFRGDLDLPRNAARAHRRPGLPRRHVLAEHIPTGDVPYVLACSLGDGANGPEATSKAIEQLLTGAGLPPGEGLVHATQRPSLPVGLLVVPGSAVLTVQHLKSQFVPPSTWLQAVGELGYAYLIFATRPWPEGAEPGDFETLSAFTSDEDVLASAAHVVLPARSLRS; from the coding sequence ATGTGCCCTCGTTCGTGTGGAGAGCCCGGCGGGGCGTGGTCCAGTCGGGTGAGAGCGGGCCGAGTGCCTCCGGGTGCGCCGTTACGGTTCCGCGGTGACCTCGATCTCCCCCGAAACGCAGCCCGTGCACACCGGCGACCTGGGCTCCCTCGTCGTCATGTCCTGGCGGAGCACATCCCCACCGGGGACGTTCCGTACGTCCTGGCCTGCTCCCTCGGAGACGGTGCGAACGGCCCGGAGGCCACGTCGAAGGCCATCGAGCAGTTGCTGACCGGCGCCGGCCTCCCTCCGGGCGAGGGCCTCGTCCACGCGACCCAGCGGCCGAGCCTGCCGGTCGGCCTGCTCGTCGTGCCCGGGTCGGCCGTCCTCACCGTGCAGCACCTCAAGTCCCAGTTCGTCCCGCCGTCGACCTGGCTGCAGGCCGTGGGCGAACTCGGGTACGCCTACCTCATCTTCGCGACCCGGCCGTGGCCGGAGGGCGCCGAGCCGGGCGACTTCGAGACGCTGTCCGCCTTCACGTCCGACGAGGACGTGCTGGCGTCGGCCGCGCATGTTGTCCTGCCCGCCCGGAGCCTGCGCAGCTGA
- the pgm gene encoding phosphoglucomutase (alpha-D-glucose-1,6-bisphosphate-dependent) → MQHERAGSPAGPEDLVDVARLVTAYYALHPDLDDPGQRVTFGTSGHRGTSLAGAFNDDHIAATSQAICEYRAAQGIDGPLFLGADTHALSEPARVTALEVFAANEVTVLIDEADGYTPTPAVSHAILTHNRGRTTTLADGVVVTPSHNPPADGGFKYNPPSGGPAASDATSWIQDRANEIIRSGLKDVRRIPHARALAAATTGRYDFLGTYVTDLPGVLDLDAIRAAGVRIGADPLGGASVAYWGRIADQHGLDLTVVNPHTDPTWRFMTLDWDGKIRMDCSSPYAMASLIEQRDRFDVATGNDADADRHGIVTPDAGLMNPNHYLAVAISYLYAHRGRWPATAGVGKTLVSSAMIDRVAADLGRELAEVPVGFKWFVDGLVDGTIGFGGEESAGASFLRRDGSVWTTDKDGIILALLASEITAVTGKTPSEHYAALTARFGEPAYARIDAPASREEKALLAKLSPAQVRADTLAGDAVTAVLTEAPGNGEPIGGIKVTTDNAWFAARPSGTEDVYKIYAESFRGPDHLRQVQEEAKTVVLTALSA, encoded by the coding sequence ATGCAGCACGAGCGAGCGGGCAGTCCGGCCGGTCCCGAAGATCTCGTCGACGTCGCTCGGCTGGTCACCGCGTACTACGCGCTCCACCCCGACCTGGACGACCCGGGGCAGCGCGTCACGTTCGGCACCTCCGGACACCGCGGAACCTCACTGGCCGGCGCGTTCAACGACGACCACATCGCCGCGACCAGCCAGGCCATCTGCGAGTACCGCGCGGCCCAGGGCATCGACGGCCCGCTGTTCCTGGGCGCCGACACCCATGCCCTGTCGGAGCCCGCGCGGGTCACCGCGCTGGAGGTGTTCGCCGCCAACGAGGTGACCGTGCTGATCGACGAGGCGGACGGCTACACGCCGACCCCGGCCGTCTCGCACGCCATCCTCACCCACAACCGCGGCCGCACCACCACTCTCGCGGACGGCGTCGTCGTCACCCCGTCCCACAACCCGCCCGCCGACGGGGGGTTCAAGTACAACCCGCCCAGCGGCGGCCCCGCCGCCTCCGACGCGACCTCCTGGATCCAGGACCGGGCGAACGAGATCATCCGCAGCGGCCTGAAGGACGTACGGCGCATCCCCCACGCCCGGGCCCTCGCCGCGGCCACCACCGGCCGCTACGACTTCCTGGGCACCTACGTCACCGACCTGCCCGGCGTGCTCGACCTGGACGCGATCCGCGCGGCCGGGGTGCGCATCGGGGCGGACCCGCTGGGCGGGGCGTCCGTCGCCTACTGGGGCCGGATCGCCGACCAGCACGGCCTCGACCTCACCGTGGTCAACCCGCACACCGACCCCACCTGGCGGTTCATGACGCTGGACTGGGACGGCAAGATCCGTATGGACTGCTCGTCGCCGTACGCGATGGCCTCGCTCATCGAGCAGCGCGACCGATTCGACGTCGCCACCGGCAACGACGCCGACGCCGACCGGCACGGCATCGTCACCCCGGACGCGGGCCTGATGAACCCCAACCACTACCTCGCCGTCGCCATCTCCTACCTGTACGCCCACCGCGGCCGCTGGCCTGCCACCGCCGGTGTCGGCAAGACCCTGGTGTCCTCCGCCATGATCGACCGGGTCGCCGCCGACCTGGGCCGTGAACTGGCCGAGGTGCCCGTCGGGTTCAAGTGGTTCGTGGACGGGCTGGTCGACGGCACCATCGGCTTCGGCGGGGAGGAGTCGGCCGGGGCGTCCTTCCTGCGCCGGGACGGCTCCGTGTGGACCACCGACAAGGACGGCATCATCCTGGCGCTGCTCGCCTCCGAGATCACGGCGGTCACCGGCAAGACCCCCTCGGAGCACTACGCCGCACTGACCGCCCGCTTCGGCGAACCGGCGTACGCGCGGATCGACGCCCCGGCGTCCCGCGAGGAGAAGGCCCTGCTCGCCAAGCTCTCCCCGGCCCAGGTCAGGGCGGACACCCTGGCCGGGGACGCGGTCACCGCGGTGCTCACCGAAGCCCCCGGCAACGGCGAACCCATCGGCGGCATCAAGGTGACCACCGACAACGCCTGGTTCGCGGCCCGCCCCTCGGGCACCGAGGACGTCTACAAGATCTACGCCGAGTCGTTCCGCGGGCCCGACCACCTCCGCCAGGTCCAGGAAGAGGCCAAGACGGTGGTGCTGACGGCACTTTCGGCCTGA
- a CDS encoding TIGR01777 family oxidoreductase produces the protein MKIVIPGGTGQVGTVLKRALSAAGHDVVVLSRRPRQRDEVHWDGATLGPWAGEIDGSDVVVNLAGRSVNCRYTPANLREMMDSRVHSARVVGEAITAAARPPRIWLQMSTATVYAHRYDAPNDEATGVIGGTEPDAPGYWAYSVDIAKAWEREQETADTPDTRKVALRAAMVMSPDRGGVFDVLLRLARLGLGGPVAGGAQYVSWIHDQDFVRAVEFLIARDDITGPVNLAAPAPLPHRDFMRALRSAWGVPVGLPATRWMAEAGAFALRSDTELLLKSRRVVPGRLLDAGFTFGRPDWPAAADDLVRRFRSRGVR, from the coding sequence ATGAAGATCGTGATACCCGGCGGCACCGGGCAGGTCGGCACCGTCCTGAAGCGGGCGCTGAGCGCGGCCGGACATGACGTCGTGGTGCTCAGCAGGCGTCCGCGGCAGCGGGACGAAGTGCACTGGGACGGCGCGACCCTGGGTCCGTGGGCGGGGGAGATCGACGGCAGCGACGTCGTGGTCAACCTGGCCGGCCGGAGCGTGAACTGCCGCTACACCCCCGCCAACCTCCGCGAGATGATGGACTCACGGGTCCACTCCGCCCGGGTCGTGGGCGAGGCGATCACCGCGGCCGCCCGACCGCCCCGGATCTGGCTCCAGATGAGCACCGCGACCGTCTACGCCCACCGCTACGACGCGCCCAACGACGAGGCCACCGGTGTGATCGGAGGCACCGAACCCGACGCCCCCGGCTACTGGGCCTACAGCGTCGACATCGCCAAGGCCTGGGAGCGGGAGCAGGAGACGGCCGACACCCCGGACACCCGGAAGGTGGCTCTGCGTGCCGCCATGGTGATGAGCCCGGACCGCGGCGGCGTCTTCGACGTCCTGCTGCGGCTGGCCCGGCTGGGCCTCGGCGGCCCCGTCGCCGGCGGCGCACAGTACGTGTCGTGGATCCACGACCAGGACTTCGTCCGGGCGGTCGAGTTCCTCATCGCCCGGGACGACATCACGGGGCCGGTCAATCTCGCCGCTCCCGCGCCCCTGCCGCACCGCGACTTCATGCGCGCCCTGCGGAGCGCCTGGGGCGTCCCGGTGGGCCTGCCCGCGACGCGCTGGATGGCCGAGGCCGGCGCCTTCGCCCTGCGCTCGGACACCGAACTGCTGCTGAAGAGCCGCCGCGTCGTCCCCGGCCGCCTCCTGGACGCGGGCTTCACCTTCGGCCGTCCCGACTGGCCGGCGGCCGCGGACGACCTCGTACGGAGGTTCCGCAGCCGCGGCGTGCGGTGA
- a CDS encoding antibiotic biosynthesis monooxygenase family protein codes for MSVVKINVLTVPAEQRETLEKRFASRAHTVESSDGFEWFELLRPVEGTDTYLVYTRWRDEASFQAWMEGPMKAAHQGGGEGGERPKPAASDSTLWSFEVVQQAGPKGAS; via the coding sequence ATGAGCGTAGTCAAGATCAATGTGCTGACCGTGCCCGCCGAGCAGCGGGAGACGCTGGAGAAGCGGTTCGCCTCCCGCGCGCACACCGTGGAGAGCTCCGACGGGTTCGAGTGGTTCGAGCTCCTCCGCCCCGTGGAGGGCACCGACACCTACCTCGTCTACACCCGGTGGCGTGACGAGGCGTCGTTCCAGGCCTGGATGGAAGGACCGATGAAGGCCGCGCACCAGGGCGGCGGCGAGGGAGGCGAGCGCCCCAAGCCCGCGGCGAGCGACTCGACGCTCTGGTCGTTCGAGGTGGTACAGCAGGCGGGGCCGAAGGGCGCCTCGTGA
- a CDS encoding SRPBCC family protein yields MEWTGARYADRPTVEVTTWIAAPPGRVWALVSDVTRMPELSEELQSVRWVDGATGPAVGARFVGRNKHEAFGEWETTSTVVACEPGRVFSWAVGDPAEPSAVWRFGLTPGNGGTELSQWMRMGPGRSGLSFAIDAMPEKEQKIVFVRLREFERGMTAALERIRQWAQA; encoded by the coding sequence ATGGAGTGGACGGGCGCGCGGTATGCGGACAGACCGACGGTCGAGGTGACGACGTGGATCGCCGCCCCGCCGGGGCGGGTGTGGGCGCTGGTGTCGGACGTGACGCGCATGCCCGAGCTGAGCGAGGAGTTGCAGTCGGTGCGGTGGGTCGACGGGGCCACTGGTCCCGCGGTCGGGGCCCGGTTCGTCGGGCGGAACAAGCACGAGGCGTTCGGCGAGTGGGAGACGACCTCCACGGTCGTCGCGTGCGAGCCCGGGCGGGTGTTCTCCTGGGCGGTCGGGGATCCGGCCGAGCCCAGTGCCGTCTGGCGGTTCGGCCTCACGCCCGGGAACGGCGGGACCGAGCTGTCGCAGTGGATGCGCATGGGACCCGGGCGCTCCGGGCTCTCCTTCGCGATCGACGCCATGCCGGAGAAGGAGCAGAAGATCGTGTTCGTGAGGTTGCGGGAGTTCGAGCGCGGCATGACCGCCGCGCTGGAGCGCATCCGGCAGTGGGCTCAGGCGTGA
- a CDS encoding LLM class flavin-dependent oxidoreductase has translation MRTATTVEASGLGSWSRQADFVVEAEKLGLDVCWVAEAWGSDAPSALGFYAARTERMLLGSAVMQVGTRTPVALAQTAITLSNLSGGRFLLGLGPSGPQVMEGLHGVPFARPLARVRETVEIVRQVLAGGRISYPGSEFRIPLPGGEAVPMRLSMRAEHAVPVYLAALSPAMLRLTGQVADGWLGTSFVPEGAADAYFAPLDEGLAAAGRSRAGFDVCQGAEVAFARDEEALAAMVAGRKKELAFSLGGMGSASANFYNRAYSRQGWAEVAAEVRERWQAGDRDGAAGLVTDEMVLATTLIGTEEMVRRRLRVWRDAGVDTVRLYPAGESLDERLNTLGRAIELVRETGGAV, from the coding sequence ATGCGGACGGCGACGACCGTCGAGGCGTCGGGCCTCGGCTCCTGGTCCCGGCAGGCCGACTTCGTCGTCGAGGCCGAGAAACTGGGGCTCGACGTCTGCTGGGTGGCCGAGGCGTGGGGCTCCGACGCCCCGTCCGCCCTGGGCTTCTACGCGGCCCGTACGGAACGGATGCTGCTGGGCTCGGCGGTCATGCAGGTCGGGACGCGCACGCCGGTGGCTCTCGCACAGACGGCGATCACCCTGTCCAACCTGTCCGGCGGACGTTTCCTGCTCGGTCTCGGCCCGTCCGGTCCACAGGTGATGGAGGGCCTCCACGGAGTGCCGTTCGCCCGTCCCCTGGCTCGCGTGCGCGAGACGGTGGAGATCGTGCGGCAGGTGCTCGCGGGCGGCAGAATCTCCTACCCTGGCTCGGAGTTCAGGATTCCGCTGCCCGGCGGGGAGGCGGTGCCGATGCGCCTGTCCATGCGGGCCGAGCACGCCGTGCCCGTCTATCTGGCCGCGCTGTCGCCCGCCATGCTGCGACTGACCGGCCAGGTCGCGGACGGCTGGCTCGGCACCAGCTTCGTACCGGAGGGCGCGGCGGACGCCTACTTCGCTCCGCTGGACGAGGGACTGGCCGCCGCCGGCCGCAGCCGCGCCGGCTTCGACGTCTGCCAGGGCGCCGAGGTCGCGTTCGCCCGGGACGAGGAGGCGCTGGCCGCCATGGTCGCGGGCCGGAAGAAGGAACTCGCCTTCAGCCTGGGCGGCATGGGCTCGGCGTCGGCCAACTTCTACAACCGGGCCTACAGCCGGCAGGGCTGGGCCGAGGTCGCGGCGGAGGTACGGGAGCGCTGGCAGGCGGGCGACCGGGACGGAGCGGCCGGTCTGGTGACCGACGAGATGGTGCTGGCCACCACGCTCATCGGCACGGAGGAGATGGTGCGGCGGCGGCTGCGCGTCTGGCGGGACGCCGGGGTGGACACGGTCCGCCTCTACCCGGCCGGGGAGAGCCTCGATGAGCGGCTCAACACCCTCGGCAGGGCGATCGAGTTGGTCCGCGAGACCGGCGGCGCGGTCTGA
- a CDS encoding AMIN-like domain-containing (lipo)protein yields the protein MVRIRTACATLALVGATVGVAAVPAGAAPVATPQAATQATTCPTGWGSLPKTDTSATLAPVKDIRTGRHACFDRMVIDLPGGGSDVGYSVRYVDQLHQDGSGRHIPVAGGAVLEVRVAAPAYDPETGAATYPGRVARPLPGVDLTGYRTFRDTRFAGSFEGETQVGLGVRARLPFRVLQLDGRVIVDVAHSWSGTS from the coding sequence ATGGTACGAATCAGAACAGCATGCGCGACTCTCGCGCTCGTCGGCGCCACGGTGGGCGTGGCGGCGGTCCCGGCCGGTGCCGCACCGGTCGCCACCCCCCAGGCCGCCACTCAGGCCACGACCTGCCCGACCGGCTGGGGAAGCCTGCCCAAGACCGACACCAGCGCCACGCTCGCGCCGGTGAAGGACATCCGGACCGGCCGTCACGCCTGCTTCGACCGGATGGTCATCGACCTGCCCGGCGGGGGCAGCGACGTCGGCTACTCCGTCCGCTACGTCGACCAGCTCCACCAGGACGGATCGGGCCGGCACATCCCCGTGGCCGGCGGAGCCGTCCTCGAGGTACGGGTGGCCGCGCCCGCCTACGACCCGGAGACCGGCGCCGCCACGTATCCCGGCCGGGTGGCGCGCCCGCTGCCGGGCGTGGACCTCACCGGCTACCGCACCTTCCGGGACACCCGGTTCGCCGGCAGCTTCGAGGGCGAGACCCAGGTCGGGCTCGGCGTCCGCGCCCGGCTGCCCTTCCGGGTGTTGCAGCTCGACGGCCGCGTCATAGTGGACGTCGCCCACAGCTGGAGCGGCACGAGCTGA
- a CDS encoding ankyrin repeat domain-containing protein has protein sequence MQTLTSQDPLALAVTEAIRGGDLPGLRQLLAEHPGLATVRITEHGEDGKGTRSLLHIATDWPGHYPHGPEVVAALVDAGADPNARFGGAHEETPLHWAASNNDVPVLDALIAAGADIEAPGAVIAGGTPLADARAFGQWRAAHRLVEHGARTTLQDAATLGLLDRVQAYVEAGEPPAPDEITSAFWGACHGGHLTTAQYLHRHGADIDWCGYDDRTPLDIARAQDADDVVRWLRGLDARSRS, from the coding sequence TTGCAGACGCTCACATCGCAGGATCCACTGGCCCTCGCCGTCACCGAAGCGATCCGGGGCGGTGATCTGCCAGGGCTGCGGCAGCTGCTCGCCGAGCATCCTGGTCTGGCCACCGTCCGTATCACCGAGCACGGCGAGGACGGCAAGGGCACGCGCAGTCTGCTGCACATCGCGACCGACTGGCCCGGTCACTATCCCCATGGGCCCGAGGTCGTCGCCGCCCTGGTCGACGCCGGGGCCGATCCCAACGCCCGCTTCGGCGGTGCGCACGAGGAGACGCCGCTGCACTGGGCGGCGAGCAACAACGACGTGCCCGTCCTGGACGCGCTCATCGCCGCAGGGGCCGACATCGAAGCCCCCGGAGCGGTGATCGCCGGCGGCACACCGCTCGCCGACGCCCGCGCCTTCGGCCAGTGGCGCGCCGCGCACCGGCTCGTCGAGCACGGCGCCCGCACCACCCTCCAGGACGCCGCCACGCTCGGCCTGCTGGACCGGGTCCAGGCCTACGTCGAGGCCGGGGAGCCGCCCGCGCCCGACGAGATCACCAGCGCCTTCTGGGGCGCCTGCCACGGCGGTCACCTGACCACCGCGCAGTACCTCCACCGGCACGGCGCCGACATCGACTGGTGCGGCTACGACGACAGGACCCCGCTCGACATCGCCCGCGCCCAGGACGCCGACGACGTCGTGCGGTGGCTGCGCGGCCTGGATGCGCGGAGCCGCTCATAG
- a CDS encoding chitosanase → MRHPSTPALRRTVLALFGAALAATPFRKPPHAMASVRAAGLDDPAKKEIAMQLQSSAENSSLDWKAQCQYIEDIGDGRGYTAGIIGFCSGTGDTLDLVELYTGREPGNVLATYLPALRRVDGSDSHDGLDPGFPGDWRGAARDAEFRRAQDDERDRVYFGPAVRQGKADGLRVLGQFAYYCAVVMHGDGNDPLSFRNIRKRALRTANPPARGGEEVTYLDAASATSTSTRRWTGRSTATATTSADRRACAARRWIGPSKRHGSGPPTGPPGCLASRA, encoded by the coding sequence GTGAGACACCCGTCAACCCCGGCACTGCGCCGCACCGTTCTGGCGCTGTTCGGCGCCGCCCTCGCCGCCACCCCGTTCCGGAAGCCGCCGCACGCCATGGCGTCCGTCCGTGCGGCCGGGCTCGACGACCCGGCGAAGAAGGAGATCGCCATGCAGCTCCAGTCGAGCGCGGAGAACTCCTCGCTCGACTGGAAGGCGCAGTGCCAGTACATCGAGGACATCGGCGACGGCCGCGGCTACACCGCCGGCATCATCGGGTTCTGCTCCGGCACCGGCGACACGCTCGACCTCGTCGAGCTCTACACCGGCCGCGAACCCGGCAACGTCCTGGCGACGTACCTGCCGGCGCTGCGCAGGGTCGACGGTTCCGACTCGCACGACGGGCTCGACCCCGGCTTCCCCGGCGACTGGCGCGGGGCGGCCCGCGACGCCGAGTTCCGGCGGGCACAGGACGACGAACGCGACCGGGTGTACTTCGGCCCGGCGGTCCGGCAGGGGAAGGCGGACGGGCTGCGGGTGCTGGGCCAGTTCGCGTACTACTGCGCCGTCGTCATGCACGGCGACGGCAACGACCCCCTCAGCTTCCGCAACATCCGCAAGCGGGCGCTGCGCACGGCGAATCCGCCGGCGCGGGGCGGTGAGGAGGTGACGTACCTCGACGCCGCAAGCGCAACCTCGACCTCGACCCGCCGCTGGACTGGAAGGTCTACGGCGACAGCTACCACATCGGCTGACCGCCGGGCGTGCGCGGCCCGGCGGTGGATTGGTCCGTCAAAGCGCCACGGAAGTGGACCTCCAACTGGGCCACCGGGCTGCCTAGCGTCGCGGGCATGA